GGGGTCTGCGGTCCTGGAGCGGGAGGTCGAAGCGCGGGTCCCAGACTTCGAGCCGGCAGTCGCCGCCGAACTCCTGGAGGTAGAGCCGGACTTCGCCGGATCCGTGGCAAGCGTGGACGACGGCGTTGGTGACGAGCTCGCTGGCGATGAGGACGAGGTCGTCCACCGGATCGCCGCCCCAGCCCCAGGCGGCCAGCTGGTCGCGCACGTGGCGGCGAGCGGTGCGGATCGAGGTCGAGTGCTCGGTCAGGAGCAGCTCGGAGGTGTGGAGAACGGGTGTGCTCAACGCGGACATGGGTGCCCCTTCGCCTCGACACGCCATCAGATGCGTGTCCGTGCGGTCACGTTGAGTGTGGAGGAGTCGGATTCGAAAACGCAACTGCATTGCTCGAAAAAATTAATTGATCTTGATTTGGACTTGAGTCGAGGCCTGCTGACTGGCGAGACTGAGTCATCCACACCCGGAGGGAGGGGCGCCACTTGAGCAAGGACCTGTCCGCCATCAGGCAAATCCGACTTGGCGACGAGCTGCGCGCCTGGCGACTGGAGAACAACAAGACGCTGACCGACATGACGGCCGGCCTGAAGGGATGGAGCCCCGGCCGCCTCAGCAGAATCGAACGGGCCCAACAACAGATCACCGCAGCGGATCTGGCTGCCCTGCTCGATCACGCTGGAATCACCGGCCCAGAGCGCGAGGACTTCGAGAGCTTCCTCGGGACCAGCCCGCCGAAGCAGTGGTGGCGGGACCTGGACTACGCCGAAGCGATCACACCTGCGTTCGCCGAATACTTGGCCCTCGAAGCCGATGCCTCCGAGATACTGAACTACTTCCCATCGGCCTTTCCTGGCTTGGTGCAGACCGAGGCCTATGCAAAGGAGATGATCGCCGCCGGTCTCGACTCCCCCAACGAGGAACGTGTCGAGGCGGGCGCTGAGGTCCGCATCCTTCGACAGCGAAGGCTGATCCATGATCCGCGACTCACATTCGAGGCCTACTTCGGCGAGGTCGCACTGTTGGTGGCCGGTGACCAGGAAGTACTTGCGGGACAGATCCGACATGCCATCACGGTCGCTCAGTACCCCAACGTCACCTTGCGCATGGTGCCCTTGAGTGCTGGCCGGCCTGGCATCCTCTCGTCCGGTATCACCTTGATGAGGTTCCCCGACGACCTCGAAAACGGCTTCGCGTTCATCGAAGCCGTCGGAGGTATGCTCCCGCGTAGAACCGGCCGAGACGTACGGCGGACCGAGCGGGCCATCGCCCGCGTCAAGCGGTGCTCGCTGAGTCCGGAGGACACCATCACCGCCCTTGAACGCAAGTTGGAAGAGCTGACGTGAGCGAGAAGCACGACCCGTATGACCACGACCCCGCCGACGCCGAGTGGGTCAAGTCGCCTTTCTCCGGGGACGGTAACGGCGACTGCGTGATCATCTCCCGCTTCGACAACGGTGACGTCTGGGTGGGCGACGACAAGAACCCCAACCGCCCCCACCTCGCCTTCGACCAGGCCGAATGGACCGCCTTCGTCCAGGCCATCGAAACCCGCGACCCCCGCTTCACCGCCTGAACAACTCTGCCCGGCGCCACCCGAACACGGGCGGCGCCGGACTCACTGACGACTCTGGCTCAACCAGGCGCTGCCTCAGTTACAGGTACGGGCGGGTGATCAGCTCGATCGCGTGGCCGGCGGGGTCCTTGAAGTACACCCCGCGACCGCCGTGTTCGTTGTTGATCTCGCCTGGGCGTCGCATCTGCGGGTCGGCCCAGTGCTCGGTGCCGCGGTCGCACAGTCGCCGGTACGCGCGATCGAACAGCTCGTCGTCGATCAGGAACGCGTAGTGCTGCATCTGGATCTCCACCGGCGGCTCGGCGAACTGAAGCAGTACGCCGTCGGAGAGCTGGATGTTGGTGAACGGGCCCCAGGACGGTGCTTCCGCAAGTTCCAACAGCTCGCGGAAGAAACGAGCCGAATCGTTGCGGTCCTTGGCGGCGATGATGGTGTGGTTGAACGTGACTGTCATGTGGCTGGCCTCGCTGTTGTTCGGCACGAAGAAGAGGACTCGTAGTGCAGGAGCACTGGGAGGTCCGCGTGCCGAACTGGGGTGCCTTCTCCGCACCCACGGTGCGATCAGCCCTCCACCGGGTGGCCGATCCGTGTGTGGCTGTGCGCCGGTCCGGTGTTCACATCGGGGACCCTACGTGATCTTGCTGGCTGGCGGCAACAGGACAGTGTCGGCTGCTTGTTGACTCCTCTCGACCAGCGACTTGGTCGGATCGTCCCGCTCGCGCCCGCCTGCCGCCCTGCTCCGTACTCGCCCTCACTCCGACGCAGACGCCAACGCCGACCAGCACCGCGCCCACCAGCTCACCCGACCGCAACGCTCCCGTGCCCGTCACGGCCCCCGACACCGCGGCGGTGACGGGCACCAGCCCGGCGAACAGCCCGGCCCGGTCCGCGCCCAGCCGCTCCAGCGCGCCGTACCAGAGCAGGAACGCCCCGCAGGTGAGCAGCGTGGCTAGGTAGAGCAGCGCCACCAACTCCGGGCCGCTCGGCATCCGCACGGCTGCCGTCCCGTCCATGGCCAGGGCCGTCACCGCGAACATCGGCACGGCCAGCACCGTCACGTACGTCGAGACCCGGACCGGTCCGAGCCGGGGCAACAGCGGCACCGCCAGCAGTGAGAACGCCGCCTCGCACGCCAACGTCCCCAGGGCGTACGCGAATCCGAGCGCGTCGCCCGGCCCGAAGCCCTGCGTGACCGCCGCCCCCGCGACGACCACCCCGGCCGCGGCCAGCAACCGCAGCTGCGGCCGCCGCCCGGCGAGCAGCGGACCGAGCACCGCCAGCAGCAGCGGTGTGCAGCCGACCACGCTCCCCACCACCGCCGGGTCACTCCGATGCAGCGCCGCGATCAGCAGGAGGTTGAAGGCGTACAGGCCGCTGCCCGCCAGGCAGATCAGCCGGGTCAGCTCACGCCCCGTCAGCCGAGGGCGGAGCGGTCCCTCCCGGCGCGCCAACGGGAGCAGGATCAGCGAGGCGAGGAGGTACCGCAGGGTCTGCCCGCCTGCCAGTGGATAGCCGGCGAACGCGGCCGTCACCCCGGTCGAGCAGCCGAGCAGGGACATGGCGGTGGCGGCACGGATCGCACCGGAAGCGTTGTCGGAAATAGGCATGTCTGTCACGCTAGAAAAGGAGTGGTCCTGTGCACAGGTCCACTTTGCCATGGATCTGGAGGACCACTTTGCGTGAGCTGCTGCTCTCCCTCGACCACACGCAGGGCGACCTCACCGGCCAGCTGATCCGGGAGCTGCGCACGGTCGTCCGGGAGGGCCGGCTCGCGGCCGACACCAGACTGCCCGCCACGCGGGCACTCGCCGAGGAACTCGGCGTCTCTCGCGGCGTCGTCGTCGAGGCATATGCCCAACTCGTCGCCGAGGGCTACCTGGTGGCCCGGCGCGGCTCGGGCACCCGGGTCGCCTCCGGGATCACCCCCGCCGGTCCCGCCGCACCGGCGGGACCGGCCGAGCCGACAGTCGCCTACGACCTCAAGCCGGGCACTCCCGACCTGGCCTCGTTCCCGCGCGCCGCCTGGCTCTCCGCCACCCGGCAGGCGCTCGCCGAGGCCCTGCACAGCCGCCTCGGCTACGGCGATCCTGCCGGGCAACTCGGGCTGCGGACCGAACTGGCCGCCTACGTGGGCCGGGTCCGCGCCGCCGTCGCAGCCCCCGCCGACGTGGTGGTGGTCAGCGGGGTCGCCCAGAGCCTCGCTCTGCTGTGCGGTGTGCTGCTCGCCCGCGGGCATCGCCGCTGGGCGGTCGAGGACCCGTGCTCGCCGGGCATGCTCGACCTGCTGCGGGCGCACGGGGTCGAGCCGGTCGGCGTTCCGGTGGACGACGAGGGGATCGACGTCGACGCGCTGGCCGCGAGCGGTGCGAAGGTCGTGCTGGTGACCCCGGCCCACCAGTACCCGACCGGCGTCGTGCTCGCCCCGGCCCGCCGGACCGCGCTGCTCGCCTGGGCGCAGCGGGCCGGCGCCCTGGTGGTGGAGGACGACTACGACGCCGAGTTCCGCTACGACCGCGAACCGGTCGGCTGTCTGCAGGGCCTGGCCCGCGACCGGGTCGTCCACCTCGGCTCGGTCAGCAAGTCCCTCGCTCCCGGCCTGCGCCTCGGCTGGGCGGTGCTGCCCGACCGGCTGGTCGAGGACTTCCGTACCGCCAAGCGCTACGCCGACCTCGGGACCGGGGTGATCGACCAACTGGCCTTCGCCGGGCTGCTCGCGAGCGGTGCGTACGACCGGCATCTGCGCACCGTCCGCGCCCGCTACCGCAGTCGGCGCGACGCCCTGGTCCGATCCCTCGGGACGCATCTGCCGGACGCCGCCGTCCGCGGCGTCGCCGCTGGCCTCCACCTCTACCTGGACCTGCCACCGGGAGTCGAGGAACAGGCCGTGGTCACCGCGGCGCTGGCGCGCGGGCTACGGGTCGAACCGGTCAGCCCGATGCGGCTCAGCCCCGGCGGCCCCGCACTCGCGCTCGGCTACTGCGGCCTGACGGAGGGCCGGCTGGAACGCGCCACCGCCCTGCTGGCTCAGGCGGTCGCGGCCGCTCCGGCACCGTGAACGCGTGCCCTGTGCAAGGATGCGGCGATCTGCCTGGAGGTCGTCCGTTGTCCGAGCCGCTGTCCGTGAAGTCCGAATATCGGTCGTCGGCGGTCGGTCGACCGGTTCGACGGTGGCTACCCGGTCGAGGGCTGTTCGAGCTGTCATCAACACCTGCTAGCCTCACCCGGTTTCCCGCCGCACCGACGCCGGCGGACAAGACGGAGCAAGAGGACGAAACATGGCAATTCGCCGGGCAAAGCAGAAGGAACAGGTCATCGAGAAGCTCTCGCAGGTGGCACCACCTGGGGAGACCTTCGTCGCGTGCGTGCACGTGGAGACCGGCCCCAGCCCGTGGCTCAACGCGATATTCGACGAGATCCCGGGGCTCGGCCTGATCGTCGCGCTGACCCGCAGGTTCTACTTCCTGACGCTCACCAACAGCTCCGTGGTGGTCAACACGGCCAACCGCTGGACCAACCGCCCCGGCGAGGTGGTCGCGGTCTTCCCGCGGCACTCCTTCCCGGTCAGCCGGGTCAAGCGGGCCTCCATCTGGAGCTCGATGTACCTGCAGCTGCCCACCGACGACAAGCCGAAGCGCCTGAACATCCACCGCTACTGGCGTGTCGAGCTGGACCAGCTGAGCGCCGCCTTCCCGCCCGGATCGATCGACCCGAGCTCGCAGCCGTTCGAGATGGCGCCGCAGGCCCAGCCGCCGTTCCCGCAGCAGCAGCCGTACCCGACGCCGCAGGCCCAGCCCTTCCCGCCGCAGCAGGGCCAGCCCCACCCGCCGCAGCAGCAGCCGTACCCGGCCGCCCAGGCCCAGCCGCCGTTCCCGCCGCAGCCGGGCGCCCCGGTGCCGCCGCCGGCCGCGTACCCGCAGCAGGGCGCGCCGATCCCGCCGCAGATGCCCTACCCGGGCCAGCCGGGCCAGCCCGGCCCCGAGGCGAACCCGTACAAGGTGTGACCTCGCGTCGAATGACGTGAAAACGGCACCCGGCGATCCGGGTCCCGGAGCAGCGCGAAGCCGGAACCCGCACGCGACACCCGCCCGACGCGCAGGAAGCCACCCCCGTGGACTTCCTGCGCGGGCGGCCCCCGTCACCCCCCGTTCCGCTCCGCCGCGGTCGCCTCCCACCGGCGCCCGATCGCCCGCAGCAGCGCCGGGTACACGCCGACGTACCGGAACGGCTTGATCGCCAGCATGTACGCGGCGCCGAACAGACCGTTCGGCTTCACCAGGACGGCCATCTGACCGCGGTAGCCGCCGGACCCGTCCGGCACCCAGCCGATGTGCATCACGCCGTGCACCGTCCGGTTGGCCATCTCGGCCGCCCACTCGTCGTGCAGCAGGTACACGGAGCGGAACGGCTTCGACCGGGTGTCAGGTCCGCGCGGGGCCTCGCGGAGGTCCGCCGGGAGGCGGTCGCGCAGTGTCCGGACCCGGGCGTTCAGGCCGGTGTCGGGCTTGTCCCAGCCCAGCAGCGCCCCCAGCTTCCAGCGGATCACGAAGAGCACGCGGTACATCGGCGCGGAGATGGTCGCCTCGTCCGACGGCGCCTCCGCGAACTGCCGCACCAGGTACTGGAGGTCGTCGGGCCCGCCCGGTGTCGGCAGGGCCCACACGTCCTCGACGTGGAAGTCCCGGGTGATCTCGTGGATGCGCCACGGCCGGGAGGTGTGCGCGGTGCTGGGGAGTCTCATCTGTCGGCCCCTTGTCTATACGATGGCGTATAGAAGCCAGGCTAGACCCATTTATACGGCGCCGTATAGACCGGGGGTGGCACGAAGGGAGACACACACCATGGCCAACGCGCGTACCCCGCGCAGCGCGTGGATCGAGGAAGGCCTCCGAGCCCTCGCCGCCGGCGGCCCCGACGCCGTCCGGATCGAGCCCCTCGCCCAGTCCCTCGGCGTCAGCAAGGGCGGCTTCTACGGCTACTTCCGCAACCGCGACGCCCTGCTCGCCGAGATCCTCGACACCTGGGAACGCGCCGTCACCGAGAACGTGATCGACCGGGTCGAGAGCGGCGGCGGAGACGCCCGCGCCAGACTCTCCCGCCTCCAGGCGCTCGCCTCCGCCGGCGACGACGACCCCATGACCTCCACCGCCTCCGAACTCGCCATCCGCGACTGGGCCCGCCGCGACGCGGCCGTGGCCGACCGCCTGCGGCGCGTCGACAACCGGCGCATGGAGTACATGCGCTCCCTGTTCCGCGCCTTCTGCGCCGACGAGGACGACGTCGAGATGCGCTGCCTCATCTCCTTCTCCCTCCGCATCGGCAACCACTTCATCGCCGCCAACAACGGGCCGCGCAGCCGCGCCGAGGTGATCGCCCTCACCCGCCAGTGGCTCCTGAGGTGACGCCTGCGCCTGCGGGGTGACGCCTTGCCCCGACCCCGTCGAGGCGTCAAGGGCGCCCGCAGGCACCGAGGCCGACATGACGGAACAATTCCACGTGTTCTTGATCAATTCAGGCATATTCCTGTCACGCCGACGACTCGACGACCCGGCGACTCGCCAACGCCGCGACGCCTACGCCTTCACCGCCGCTGCCGACCTCCGACGGGCCGTCGGCCTGGCCGTCGCCTCGCTCGGCGCACTCGCGCTGACCGTCGGCTTCATCTGGCTCCTCCCGCAGGAGTCCTCGGCGGCCTCCACACGGCACCCGAGCGCCGTCAGCCTCACGCACGGCGAGGCAGGCTACCCGTGAGCGCCGCAGCGCCGGCGTCGAGGATCCTGCCGAAGACATGGGCGATGACGGGCCCGGCAACCCCGCGGGCGAAGGCAGCGCCGAAGGGAGTCGGCAGCTGGAAGGTGGTCGTCCACACGACCAGCGTGCCCTGCGCGACCTCGGCGAACGTCATGCGCCCGCCCTCGTGCCGAGCTGGCGGGAAGCTGCGGTCGACGACGTATTCGAAGTCGTACGGCGCGTTGTACGCGATGATCCGCTCGCGGAACCAGCCGATCAGCCACGTGTGCAGCCGCACCGCGCCCACCCCGTACGGCGCGCCCACGCCCGGCCGGGCCAGTCGCGCCCTGCGGACCCACGGGCTGCGGGTGTAGTTGGTGGTCGTCGCGCACCAATGGAACACGTCGGCGATCGGCGCCGCGATGACGCGTCGCACTGTCACGGTTGCCATGTCCCTCTCCTTCTCCTCGGTGGATCCGTCCCGACGCCCAATGGACAGGAGAGCCCGACGATTCGTGACACGCGCAGCACACCCGCCTCCCCGGCTTCTCGCTCGGTCCCGACCCGGGCCTGACCGCAACTCGCCACCGGGGGAACCCGGGTGGGCGATCATGGTGGGCGGCACCGAATCGCGAAAGGGGCGTGGACTGTTCATGGACGGCTACACCATCGACGAGTCGCTGATACGGTCCCTGCTGCGGGACCAGCACCCGGACCTCGCCGACCTGCCGATCCGGCCGGTGGCCGGCGGCTGGGACAACCAACTGTGGCGTCTCGGCGATGAGTTGGCCGTGCGGATGCCGCGCACGCCGCGAGCGCCGTCACTCCTTCGGAAGGAGCAGCTGTGGCTCCCGCTCCTCACTCCGCGCCTTCCGCTCCCGGTGCCCTGCCCGGTGCGGGCCGGTGAGCCCTCGGAACGCTTCCCGTTCCCGTGGGGCGTCACGGTGTGGGTCCCGGGCGAGCCGAGAGACCGCGCGTCGATCGACCGACCGAGGGACGCGGCCGAGCGACTGGCGGGCTTCCTCCGGGCGCTGCACCGGCCCGCACCCGCCGGCGCACCGGCCAACCCCCGCCGGGGAGTTCCGCTCGCTACGGTCGCGCCGGAGTTCGAGGAACGGTTCCGCGCCATCGCCCCGACCGGCCTGGCCACCGCCGAGGTCCGAGCCGCCTGGCAGGACGCCGTCGCGGCGCCGGCCTGGGACGGTCCTGCCGTGTGGCTGCACGGCGACCTCCACCCAGCGAACGTCGTCATCACGGACGGGACGCTGGCCGGAGTGATCGACTTCGGCGACCTGTGCGCCGGCGATCCCGCCGCGGACCTCGCCGCCGCCTGGCTGCTGCTGCCCGCCAAGGCGCTCCCGGACTTCCTCCGCGCCTATGCGAACGCCGACGCGAACGCCGGCTTGGCGACGATGCGACGGGCACGGGGCTGGGCACTCCTGCACAGCCTCTCGCTGATCGACATCGGCAGGGCCGGGGAGCGCGGCCTCCCCGGCGGCCAGCCAACGTGGGGGCCTGCGGGACGGGCAGCACTCGACCGCGTCCTCGCGTTCCGGTAGGGAGCGTCGCCTCACGACGACGCCCGACCCGACCCCGCCACCGGCCGTGTCGTGTGATCCTTCTCGATCGCAGCGACGCGCTGACGGAACCGTAGAATCCGCTGGCAGGCACCAGGAGAGGGATTCGCGTGTTCCGAGCGCAGCGGGGGCGTACCGCGCAGTTGACGCAGCGACAGGGCGAGGGCGAGGTCCGCGGGGTCGCGCTGCTGCTGCCCGGCGGGTTCGTCCGCGGCCGGGGCGGGCCGGTGAAGGTCGCCGAACTCGGCCTGCGCGACCTCGCCACCGAGCTCACCGAGCGCGGGCACACCCACGGCATCGCCGTCCACCTGCTGCGCTACCGCCACAGCGGCTGGAACGGCCCGGACGCCGACACGGCGGTCGACACCCGCTGGGCGCTCGACGAACTCGCCCGCCGCTACGGCCCGGTGCCGGTGGTCCTGGTCGGCAACTCGCTCGGCGGGCGTGCCGCGTTCTGGTGCGCCGGGCATCCGAACGTCACCGGGGTGGCCGGCATCGCGCCCTGGCTGCCGAGCGGCGACCCGGTCGAGCAACTGGCCGGACGCCGCGTGCTGATCGTCCACGGCACCGGCGACCACAGCGCGGCCGGCGCCACCCAGTCGCTCGAGTACGCGCTCCGGGCCCGGACCGTGGTGCCCGACCTCGCCCGTTACGAGGTCCCGGGCGGCAGTCACTACCTCGTGCGGCAGGCCGCCGACATCAGCGCCCTGACGACGGCCTTCACACTCGCCACGCTCGGCGCCGAGCCGTCCGCATTCGCGGAGGGCACGGTCTGTACGCGGCTGCCCTCACGGGTCTGAGGCTCTCTCACCCTGCCGATCGGCAGGGGCATCGGTGGCTGATGGGCGAATGATGTGCCGATCGGCAGATGGTCCGCACGGGGGTGCGACGACCAGGCTTGGAATACCGAAACGGCAGCCACCGGGGCTGCCGGAGGAAGGGGCCCACCGTGTTCCGCACCCGTGCTCGCGCCCAGATCCACGCCCGCATCCACACCCGCATCCGCACCGCGATCGCCGCGGCCACCGCCGCGCTCGCCCTCGCGACGCTCACCGCCGCCGCCCCTGCCCCAGCCCCCGGTTCCGACTCCGACCACCACACCCGCCCCGCGAGCGTCAGCGGCACCGGGCGCATCTCGTACGCCTTCTCCCCGAGCGATGAGATCTGGTTCACCGTCGACGCCCAGGCGGCTCCGTTCACCCACCCGTTCCCCGGCGTCGACAAGCTGGAGCACGGCCTGCCGACCGACGCCCGGGGCACCGTCCGCTGGTCCCACCGGGATGCCTCCACCGGCACGGTGTACCGCGCCGAGGCGGCGGTGGACTGCCTGGTCACCGGCGGCCCGGTCGCCACCCTGACCGCCGTGGTCACC
The nucleotide sequence above comes from Streptomyces kaniharaensis. Encoded proteins:
- a CDS encoding VOC family protein, with amino-acid sequence MTVTFNHTIIAAKDRNDSARFFRELLELAEAPSWGPFTNIQLSDGVLLQFAEPPVEIQMQHYAFLIDDELFDRAYRRLCDRGTEHWADPQMRRPGEINNEHGGRGVYFKDPAGHAIELITRPYL
- a CDS encoding TetR/AcrR family transcriptional regulator — encoded protein: MANARTPRSAWIEEGLRALAAGGPDAVRIEPLAQSLGVSKGGFYGYFRNRDALLAEILDTWERAVTENVIDRVESGGGDARARLSRLQALASAGDDDPMTSTASELAIRDWARRDAAVADRLRRVDNRRMEYMRSLFRAFCADEDDVEMRCLISFSLRIGNHFIAANNGPRSRAEVIALTRQWLLR
- a CDS encoding helix-turn-helix domain-containing protein → MSKDLSAIRQIRLGDELRAWRLENNKTLTDMTAGLKGWSPGRLSRIERAQQQITAADLAALLDHAGITGPEREDFESFLGTSPPKQWWRDLDYAEAITPAFAEYLALEADASEILNYFPSAFPGLVQTEAYAKEMIAAGLDSPNEERVEAGAEVRILRQRRLIHDPRLTFEAYFGEVALLVAGDQEVLAGQIRHAITVAQYPNVTLRMVPLSAGRPGILSSGITLMRFPDDLENGFAFIEAVGGMLPRRTGRDVRRTERAIARVKRCSLSPEDTITALERKLEELT
- a CDS encoding DUF397 domain-containing protein, which produces MSEKHDPYDHDPADAEWVKSPFSGDGNGDCVIISRFDNGDVWVGDDKNPNRPHLAFDQAEWTAFVQAIETRDPRFTA
- a CDS encoding DUF2867 domain-containing protein; the protein is MRLPSTAHTSRPWRIHEITRDFHVEDVWALPTPGGPDDLQYLVRQFAEAPSDEATISAPMYRVLFVIRWKLGALLGWDKPDTGLNARVRTLRDRLPADLREAPRGPDTRSKPFRSVYLLHDEWAAEMANRTVHGVMHIGWVPDGSGGYRGQMAVLVKPNGLFGAAYMLAIKPFRYVGVYPALLRAIGRRWEATAAERNGG
- the pdxR gene encoding MocR-like pyridoxine biosynthesis transcription factor PdxR; protein product: MRELLLSLDHTQGDLTGQLIRELRTVVREGRLAADTRLPATRALAEELGVSRGVVVEAYAQLVAEGYLVARRGSGTRVASGITPAGPAAPAGPAEPTVAYDLKPGTPDLASFPRAAWLSATRQALAEALHSRLGYGDPAGQLGLRTELAAYVGRVRAAVAAPADVVVVSGVAQSLALLCGVLLARGHRRWAVEDPCSPGMLDLLRAHGVEPVGVPVDDEGIDVDALAASGAKVVLVTPAHQYPTGVVLAPARRTALLAWAQRAGALVVEDDYDAEFRYDREPVGCLQGLARDRVVHLGSVSKSLAPGLRLGWAVLPDRLVEDFRTAKRYADLGTGVIDQLAFAGLLASGAYDRHLRTVRARYRSRRDALVRSLGTHLPDAAVRGVAAGLHLYLDLPPGVEEQAVVTAALARGLRVEPVSPMRLSPGGPALALGYCGLTEGRLERATALLAQAVAAAPAP
- a CDS encoding alpha/beta hydrolase is translated as MFRAQRGRTAQLTQRQGEGEVRGVALLLPGGFVRGRGGPVKVAELGLRDLATELTERGHTHGIAVHLLRYRHSGWNGPDADTAVDTRWALDELARRYGPVPVVLVGNSLGGRAAFWCAGHPNVTGVAGIAPWLPSGDPVEQLAGRRVLIVHGTGDHSAAGATQSLEYALRARTVVPDLARYEVPGGSHYLVRQAADISALTTAFTLATLGAEPSAFAEGTVCTRLPSRV
- a CDS encoding SRPBCC family protein, with amino-acid sequence MATVTVRRVIAAPIADVFHWCATTTNYTRSPWVRRARLARPGVGAPYGVGAVRLHTWLIGWFRERIIAYNAPYDFEYVVDRSFPPARHEGGRMTFAEVAQGTLVVWTTTFQLPTPFGAAFARGVAGPVIAHVFGRILDAGAAALTGSLPRRA
- a CDS encoding EamA family transporter; protein product: MPISDNASGAIRAATAMSLLGCSTGVTAAFAGYPLAGGQTLRYLLASLILLPLARREGPLRPRLTGRELTRLICLAGSGLYAFNLLLIAALHRSDPAVVGSVVGCTPLLLAVLGPLLAGRRPQLRLLAAAGVVVAGAAVTQGFGPGDALGFAYALGTLACEAAFSLLAVPLLPRLGPVRVSTYVTVLAVPMFAVTALAMDGTAAVRMPSGPELVALLYLATLLTCGAFLLWYGALERLGADRAGLFAGLVPVTAAVSGAVTGTGALRSGELVGAVLVGVGVCVGVRASTEQGGRRARAGRSDQVAGREESTSSRHCPVAASQQDHVGSPM
- a CDS encoding phosphotransferase, producing the protein MDGYTIDESLIRSLLRDQHPDLADLPIRPVAGGWDNQLWRLGDELAVRMPRTPRAPSLLRKEQLWLPLLTPRLPLPVPCPVRAGEPSERFPFPWGVTVWVPGEPRDRASIDRPRDAAERLAGFLRALHRPAPAGAPANPRRGVPLATVAPEFEERFRAIAPTGLATAEVRAAWQDAVAAPAWDGPAVWLHGDLHPANVVITDGTLAGVIDFGDLCAGDPAADLAAAWLLLPAKALPDFLRAYANADANAGLATMRRARGWALLHSLSLIDIGRAGERGLPGGQPTWGPAGRAALDRVLAFR
- a CDS encoding ATP-binding protein, with translation MSALSTPVLHTSELLLTEHSTSIRTARRHVRDQLAAWGWGGDPVDDLVLIASELVTNAVVHACHGSGEVRLYLQEFGGDCRLEVWDPRFDLPLQDRRPRRFNECGRGIELVRELALDFGVVIRRGAGKRVWVRVLLDTVAP